The Deinococcus aquaticus genomic interval CCGTGCGCGACGCCGATGCGGGCCTCGGGGACGAGGTTACGCAGGTAGAGGCTGCGCGCGCCGATGCTGGCGATGCGGTCGTGGATGTAGAAGACCTTGCCGCCGCGCTCGATTTCCGTGAGGATCGCGTCGCGCACCGTGATCGGATCGAAGGGGGCGAGGACGGTCTGGATGGGTTTGCGGCCCTTGGGTGGCGTCTGGATGGAGCTCATGTCGCGCAGGCCGACCATGCTCATGTACAGCGTGCGGGGGATGGGCGTGGCGGACAGGGCCAGGGTGTCCACGGCGCGGGCGTCCTGTGGAATGTCGATCTTGCCGTCCCTGGCGGTGGGCGGCAGGCCCCGCAGCGCGCGGAGTTTTTCTTTCTGGCCGACGCCGAAGCGGTGTTCCTCGTCGACGATGATCAGGCCCAGGTCGCGGAATTGCACGTCGCCGCTCAGGAGGCGGTGCGTGCCGATCAGGATGTCCACCTTGCCGGCAGCGGCGTCCGCGAGAATGCTGCGCGCCTGTTGCGGCGTCGTGAAGCGCGACAGGCCCTCCACGCGCACCGGCATGCCCTTGAAGCGTTCCACGAAGGTGCTGGTGTGCTGCTCGGCCAGCAGCGTGGTGGGCACCAGCACCGCGACCTGCTTGCCATGCCCGACGACGCGGTGCGCGGCGCGCAGGGCCACCTCGGTCTTCCCGAAGCCCACGTCGCCCGAGATGAGGCGGTCGGCGGGGTTGGCTTTCTCCAGGTCGCGCATGGTTTCTTTCAGGGCCGTTTTCTGGTCGGCGGTCAGTTCGAAGCTGAAGTTCTTCTCGATCTGCTCGTCCCATTCGGGCTGCGCGGGGAAGGCGTTGCCGGGCGTGACCTGCCGCGCCGCGTACTGCACCAGCAGTTTCCCGGCGACCTCCTCGGCATTCTTGCGGGCTTTCTCCTTGGCTTTCGCCCAGTCTTTCTTGTCGAAGGAACTTAAGCTGGGCGGGTCGTCCGTGGTGCCCGGGTGGCGGCGCAGGACCGGCAGTTGCTCGATGGGGACGCGCAGCGTCGCGCCGCCCCGGTACGTGAGGTTCAGGTAATCCCGCGTGACGCCCAGCACCTTCAGGGTTTCCAGGCCCTCAAACTGCCCGATGCCGTGCTCCGGGTGAATCAGGTAATCCCCGACGTGCAGGCCCAGCGCGTCCGTGACGGGTTTGCCGTTCAGGCGCTTGCCGCGCAGGGCGCTGCCCCCCTGGAAACCGTAGATCAGGTCCTCGGTGATGACGACCGTGTTGTGCTCGGGAATGACGAACCCGCCCTCACCGGCCGCGCGCAGGAAGCCCAGGCCGCCCTCCGGCACGCGCGGCACCTTCAGCCAGGGGATCTCGTGGGTGTTCAGCAGTTTGTCCGCGAGGTACGCGGCCGTGCGGTCGTGCCGCACCAGGATCAGCACGCGGTAGTTCGCCCCCCGCCACTCGTCCACGTCGCGTTCCAGGTCGCCCAGGCGGGCGCGGTAGAACGGCAGGGTCGTCAGGCCGGTATCCAGGTCCGGCAGGTCCAGCGCCGTGCGCCCGAAACTGGTGATTTCCCGCGCCGCCAGTTTCGGCCACAGTGTGTCGATCAGCACGCCCAGGCTGCTCGCGTAGAACTCCGGGGAATCCAGGAACACCCGCCCGGGCAGCAATTCCAGGCGCGTGGCGTCCCACTTCACCTCCGTCAGGTACTCGGCGGTGGGTTCCAGCGTGAAGCTCTGAGCTTTCTCGCCCGTCAGCGCGCCCGGCTTCAGGAACCGCAGGGTGTCCAGCTCGTCCCCGAAGAACTCCGCGCGCACCCACACGCCCTCCTCCGCCTCGGCTGGCAGGCCCAGGCCCGGCGCGAGCCGCAGTTCCAGCGTGTCGCCCTGAATCTCGAAGCCGGGCTCTTCCCCACGCTCGTAGCCCAGGCGTTCCAGGCGCGAGAGCAGTTCCTCACGCGGGTAGTTCGAGCCGACCCGCAGCGTCAGGGCGTGGTCCTCCGGGCGGGCCGGGAACAGGTCCAGCGCCGTGTTCACGTCCAGCACCACGTGCTCGTGCCGGGCGTCCCAGTCGCGCAGGCCCGGGTTCACGCTGACCGGCGCACCAAGCGCGCCCGCCGTGGCGTAACTGCCCAGGCGGTCCGGGGTGGTCAGCAGCACCGCCGGGCCAGGGAACGCCGCGAACAGCGCCGCCCGCGCCACCTGCGGCAACAACAGAAGATTCCCTGCCGGAGCGGCAGGCAGCAACTTGGAAAGATTGGGCGCGGCAACAGTCACCTGAAGAGTTTACGCGCCCCCGCGCGGAAAGACCGAGAGCGAACAGACGAGGCGGCGCTCAGCCGGCACCCGGCGGCCCGGCACTCAGCGGCCCGGGGTCTTACAGCCGGTCAGTAGCGTTTTCGTGGTCGTGGTGCTGTTGCCGGTGAAGGTACTCAGGGTCGCCACGCCCTGATGCTCCCACCACTGCAGCCCACCGCGTGCGCCCGCCGGGCCGCTGAGGCTGGCGTAGCGCGCGCCGCTCGCGCTGATCGCCTGCGCCAGCCCGTGCCGCTGCCCGTTCCAGTCGAGCATGGCGAACAGGGGGTCCTGGCCGAACTGCACGTAGTACACGCTCAGCTTCTTGCCGGCGTCGCAGGTGTACTGGAACACGCGGTAGTTCACCTGAACGGGCGGCGTGGCGGCCCCCGCCACCGACCCCATCACGACGCTGCCTGCCACCACACCAGCCCACCACAAACGAAGGTTCATGCGGCCACCCTAGGCCCCCCGCATGAAGGGAACCCGAGCGGCGCATGACAGGCTCCGGCGTATGCTCGCAGCATGCCACGCGACTGCAAGCCGCGCCCACACGCCGCCACGCGGCTGCTGATCGGCCTCGCCGCCGCTCTCATCGTCACCCTGCTCACCCCGCGCGAGTGGCTGCCGGAAGCCCGCACACTGACCGCCTGGGTCACCTTCTGCGTGACCGTGATGGCGCAGCTGTGGCCCGTCATGATGACGGCCGGACCCGAACGCACCCGCCAGCTCGCCACCCGCGAGGACGACACCCGCGCCGTCGCCGCGACCATCACCACCTTCACCGCCATCATCAGTCTGGTCGGCGTGATCTTCCTGCTGTCGGCCGCGCACGACCAGCGCGGTCTCCCGGAAATCCTCCTCACGGTCCTCGCGGTCCTGACGGTCGCCGCCTCGTGGCTGCTCGTTCAGACCGAGTACACCCTTCATTACGCCCGGAACTACTACCGTAACGGCCGCGGCGTCCAGTTCCTGCATGGCGACACGACCCTTCAGGAACCCACCTACTGGGACTTCGCGTACCTCAGCGTCACCATCGGCATGACGTATCAGGTCAGCGACACCAACCTCAACACCCGCAGCATGCGCCGGCTTCTGCTCGGGCACGCCCTGCTGTCCTTCGTGTTCGGCACCGTCATCATTGCCGTCACCATCAACGGCGTGGCCGGACTGATCCAGTAATACGGACTCCGGTTGAAAGGTTTGCAACAACCGTTCAATCCGAGCGGATGCGAGTGGGAGCCCTGCGGATTCCGGGCGTGGAGAGTGGGCAGGGTGGCGGCCACAGCAAACACCCGCCCTCACACTGGAGGGCGGGCGCAGGCTCTGTTCGCTCAGCCGAGGCGAACCAGGGCGCGGGCGGCGAGGATGTCCACGAGGTGCGCGCGGTACTCGGCGCTGGCGAAGCGGTCGCCGAGCAGGTCGCCCGCCTCGACGAGGCCGGTGGGGGCCGTGTTGCCGCCCTTCACGGCGTCTTCCAGAGCAGGGAGGCGGTGGGCGCGTTCGGCCGCGCCGGTGTACGCGGCGCGGACCTCGCCGCTGGCGTGCCGGGCAACGGCCAGACCGACGATGGCGTAGTGACTGGCGGGGTGCCGGAACTTCTCGTAGGCGCTGGCCTGGATGGTGGCGGGAACGCGGATGTGCGTGAGGAGTTCGCCGGGCTGCACGGCACTTTCGAACATCCCGACGAACATGTCGTCGGCGTGGACGGTGCGCTCGCCGCCGGGGCCACGGATGACGAATTCCACGCCCAGGGCCAGGGCGGCGGCGGGGTAGTCGGCGCTGGGGTCGGCGTGGGCCAGGGACCCGCCGATGGTGCCGCGGTTGCGGACCATGGGGTCACCGACCCAGCTGGCCACCTCGGGGAACAGGGGGAGGTCGCTGCGCAGCACCTCGGCGTGGGTGGTCATGGCGCCCACCACGTACCAGTCGCCGTCGCGGGTAATCCCTTTCATTTCCTGGATGCCCCAGATGTCCAGCAGGGCGGGCGGCTGCGCCAGCCTGAGTTTCATGGCGGGCAGCAGGCTGTGCCCGCCGGCAATGAGTTTCAGGTCGGGGTTCGCGGCGAGCGCGGCGA includes:
- a CDS encoding DEAD/DEAH box helicase → MTVAAPNLSKLLPAAPAGNLLLLPQVARAALFAAFPGPAVLLTTPDRLGSYATAGALGAPVSVNPGLRDWDARHEHVVLDVNTALDLFPARPEDHALTLRVGSNYPREELLSRLERLGYERGEEPGFEIQGDTLELRLAPGLGLPAEAEEGVWVRAEFFGDELDTLRFLKPGALTGEKAQSFTLEPTAEYLTEVKWDATRLELLPGRVFLDSPEFYASSLGVLIDTLWPKLAAREITSFGRTALDLPDLDTGLTTLPFYRARLGDLERDVDEWRGANYRVLILVRHDRTAAYLADKLLNTHEIPWLKVPRVPEGGLGFLRAAGEGGFVIPEHNTVVITEDLIYGFQGGSALRGKRLNGKPVTDALGLHVGDYLIHPEHGIGQFEGLETLKVLGVTRDYLNLTYRGGATLRVPIEQLPVLRRHPGTTDDPPSLSSFDKKDWAKAKEKARKNAEEVAGKLLVQYAARQVTPGNAFPAQPEWDEQIEKNFSFELTADQKTALKETMRDLEKANPADRLISGDVGFGKTEVALRAAHRVVGHGKQVAVLVPTTLLAEQHTSTFVERFKGMPVRVEGLSRFTTPQQARSILADAAAGKVDILIGTHRLLSGDVQFRDLGLIIVDEEHRFGVGQKEKLRALRGLPPTARDGKIDIPQDARAVDTLALSATPIPRTLYMSMVGLRDMSSIQTPPKGRKPIQTVLAPFDPITVRDAILTEIERGGKVFYIHDRIASIGARSLYLRNLVPEARIGVAHGRMNEEELEEIMLGFEQGAFDVLLATTIVETGLDIPEANTILIERSDRLGLAQLYQLRGRVGRRAQTAYAYLFYPPRMTENAQRRLWAIADLQDLGSGHLLAEKDMEIRGVGNILGEEQHGHVQAVSIDVYTELLAEAVAKLKGEKIEGPVNISIDLPIDARLSPEYFLTADGKSDEEARIATYGRLSESRTLQAISRVERDLRKKYGPPTPEVQNFIDLAKLRLTAAARRVLSIGETMTQIQITFAYKTLDYDAPGLRAFPFKTEVVTFPPSVKLEKRGIKPNDYARTLIDLLGYFG
- a CDS encoding MliC family protein: MNLRLWWAGVVAGSVVMGSVAGAATPPVQVNYRVFQYTCDAGKKLSVYYVQFGQDPLFAMLDWNGQRHGLAQAISASGARYASLSGPAGARGGLQWWEHQGVATLSTFTGNSTTTTKTLLTGCKTPGR
- a CDS encoding DUF1345 domain-containing protein, with the protein product MPRDCKPRPHAATRLLIGLAAALIVTLLTPREWLPEARTLTAWVTFCVTVMAQLWPVMMTAGPERTRQLATREDDTRAVAATITTFTAIISLVGVIFLLSAAHDQRGLPEILLTVLAVLTVAASWLLVQTEYTLHYARNYYRNGRGVQFLHGDTTLQEPTYWDFAYLSVTIGMTYQVSDTNLNTRSMRRLLLGHALLSFVFGTVIIAVTINGVAGLIQ
- a CDS encoding FAD binding domain-containing protein; its protein translation is MYPASFDYQKADSVDQAIAALAANPDLKLIAGGHSLLPAMKLRLAQPPALLDIWGIQEMKGITRDGDWYVVGAMTTHAEVLRSDLPLFPEVASWVGDPMVRNRGTIGGSLAHADPSADYPAAALALGVEFVIRGPGGERTVHADDMFVGMFESAVQPGELLTHIRVPATIQASAYEKFRHPASHYAIVGLAVARHASGEVRAAYTGAAERAHRLPALEDAVKGGNTAPTGLVEAGDLLGDRFASAEYRAHLVDILAARALVRLG